Proteins from one Bacteroidota bacterium genomic window:
- a CDS encoding polysaccharide deacetylase family protein: protein MVSIVFYFQVHQPFRLKKDYSFFDIGKNHFYEDEEANRSILNKVAEKCYIPTNKLLLDLIKRYPGQFKVSFSISGVALEQFEMYNPYVLELFQELAATGQVEFINETYFHSLSFLFSKKEFKEQVQMHKEKIQKLFGQTPSTFRNTELIYHNDLALELEKMGYKTVITEGANQILGWRSPNFLYQPTGTHKLNLLLKNFKLSDDIAFRFSNQAWEDYPLTAEKFASWVHSTSGNGELINLFMDYETFGEHQWADTGIFEFMKAMPEAIYKKPDFQFITPAEVSNFYTPLSQIDVPYYISWADLERDLTAWLGNPLQDSAIEKIYEIEQAVKASKDNNLIHTWRKLLTSDHFYYMCTKWFSDGDVHKYFNPYESPYDAYVIYANVLNDLIEILKQKNLLK from the coding sequence ATGGTATCAATTGTATTTTATTTCCAGGTTCACCAACCATTTCGATTAAAAAAGGATTATTCTTTTTTTGATATTGGTAAGAACCATTTTTATGAAGATGAAGAAGCAAATCGAAGCATATTAAATAAGGTTGCTGAAAAATGTTATATTCCTACAAACAAATTATTGTTGGATTTAATAAAGCGTTATCCGGGCCAATTTAAAGTTTCCTTTTCTATTTCAGGAGTTGCGCTCGAGCAGTTCGAAATGTATAATCCGTATGTGCTTGAACTTTTTCAAGAGCTTGCTGCAACAGGTCAGGTAGAGTTTATAAACGAAACCTATTTTCATTCGTTGTCGTTTTTGTTTTCTAAAAAAGAATTCAAAGAGCAGGTACAGATGCACAAAGAGAAAATACAGAAACTTTTTGGGCAAACACCCTCAACATTTCGAAATACTGAATTAATTTATCACAACGACTTAGCCCTTGAATTGGAAAAGATGGGCTATAAAACGGTGATTACTGAAGGGGCTAATCAAATATTGGGCTGGAGAAGTCCAAATTTTCTATACCAACCCACAGGAACCCATAAATTGAATTTATTGCTGAAAAACTTCAAACTTTCAGACGATATTGCTTTTCGTTTTTCAAATCAGGCTTGGGAAGATTATCCCTTAACTGCCGAAAAATTTGCTTCATGGGTCCATTCCACTTCAGGAAATGGAGAGTTAATTAATCTATTTATGGATTATGAAACTTTTGGAGAGCATCAATGGGCTGATACTGGAATTTTTGAATTTATGAAGGCAATGCCGGAAGCAATTTACAAAAAACCCGATTTTCAATTTATTACACCAGCTGAAGTCAGTAATTTTTATACGCCATTGTCACAAATTGATGTGCCTTATTATATTTCATGGGCAGACCTTGAAAGAGATTTAACAGCATGGTTGGGCAATCCTTTGCAGGATTCTGCTATTGAAAAAATATACGAAATAGAGCAAGCAGTAAAAGCTTCTAAAGACAATAACCTCATTCACACTTGGCGAAAACTATTGACATCCGATCATTTTTATTATATGTGTACAAAATGGTTTTCTGATGGTGATGTACATAAATATTTTAATCCCTACGAAAGTCCGTATGATGCCTATGTTATTTATGCAAACGTATTAAATGACCTGATTGAAATATTGAAGCAAAAGAATTTACTAAAATAA